Proteins encoded by one window of Paenibacillus urinalis:
- a CDS encoding TRM11 family SAM-dependent methyltransferase, whose amino-acid sequence MTHTHNKEHHPTDLIYIYACHESEQALCHLELQRLLGTNVPPKQAYLRSTRLIEPSRSPFMKLRLEVIAENKEYDGLLADIDSHAIQVPKDRTFKVVYIKEGVHCPYDEQRKLERRAGECITGTAKMKDPDITYGLMQLENTWVFGIARYAEPIWLQHKNKPYNYSTGLSSRIARAIVNVAAPEGEKVSMMDPCCGMGNVLIEALSMGIKIRGNDLNPLAIRGARVNLEHYGYDANLVTLGDMNDLMGHADRAVLDLPYNLCSVLSMEEQLGMLRSLARLADEAVIISTEPLEEQLNRSGWRIQHHVQVTKGSFTRDIWLCEHQG is encoded by the coding sequence ATGACACATACACACAATAAGGAACATCATCCTACAGATTTAATATACATTTATGCCTGTCACGAGAGTGAACAGGCTCTTTGTCATTTGGAGCTGCAGCGTCTTCTGGGTACGAATGTACCCCCGAAGCAAGCTTATCTTCGTTCCACTCGCCTCATTGAACCGTCACGCAGTCCCTTCATGAAGCTGCGTCTTGAGGTCATCGCTGAGAATAAGGAGTATGACGGGCTGCTTGCAGACATCGATTCGCATGCGATTCAGGTGCCGAAGGATCGTACGTTTAAAGTTGTATATATTAAGGAAGGGGTTCACTGTCCGTATGATGAACAACGGAAGCTTGAACGCAGAGCAGGGGAATGCATTACAGGAACGGCTAAAATGAAGGACCCTGACATAACCTATGGATTAATGCAATTGGAGAACACATGGGTATTCGGCATCGCCCGGTATGCGGAGCCCATATGGCTGCAGCATAAGAATAAGCCTTATAATTATTCGACCGGCCTCAGCTCACGCATCGCAAGAGCAATAGTCAATGTGGCAGCTCCTGAAGGGGAGAAGGTCTCAATGATGGATCCTTGCTGCGGTATGGGGAATGTATTGATCGAAGCCCTCTCGATGGGAATTAAGATTAGAGGCAACGATCTGAATCCGCTGGCTATTCGGGGGGCGAGAGTCAATCTCGAACATTATGGTTATGACGCAAATCTTGTCACCTTGGGGGACATGAATGATCTGATGGGTCATGCTGACCGTGCTGTTCTTGATCTGCCCTACAATCTGTGCTCTGTATTATCTATGGAGGAGCAGCTAGGAATGCTGCGGAGTCTGGCGAGACTTGCTGATGAAGCGGTCATCATAAGCACAGAACCATTGGAGGAGCAATTAAACAGGTCAGGATGGAGGATTCAGCATCATGTCCAGGTTACGAAGGGGTCATTTACTCGAGATATATGGTTGTGTGAACATCAAGGATAA
- a CDS encoding D-2-hydroxyacid dehydrogenase: MSSIVSLHAFTESQQQLVQEIAPDYKLTIGKAKELDPSVLKNAEILVGWARNHADTLLDPDSKLKWVQTWSAGVDYLPQAELSDRNILLTNTSGIHAIPISEMVFGMLLSMSRMLKQAILNQASRNWDSNDTAMSELHGKTIVIAGVGEIGTATARLAEAFGMNVVGVRKSGKPAPHVSKMVKMEQLEEVLSEGDYIINILPLTEDTKHLFNEQTFSAMKTGACFVNVGRGATVQTSALVKALEEKKLSAAALDVFEEEPLPADHPLWGMDNVLITPHFAGSTPHYSERAFEVFLENLKAYVKNEDLPRNLVDYSRSY, translated from the coding sequence ATGAGCAGTATTGTAAGCTTACACGCATTTACAGAGTCACAGCAACAGCTAGTTCAAGAAATAGCCCCTGATTACAAACTAACAATAGGTAAAGCCAAGGAGCTGGATCCTTCCGTCCTGAAGAACGCCGAAATTCTGGTGGGCTGGGCCCGAAACCATGCAGATACGCTGCTTGATCCAGACAGTAAATTAAAATGGGTTCAAACCTGGTCTGCCGGAGTGGATTATCTGCCTCAGGCCGAGCTGAGTGATCGAAATATTCTGTTGACGAATACAAGTGGAATTCATGCCATACCGATCTCTGAGATGGTCTTCGGTATGCTGCTGTCCATGTCCCGCATGCTGAAGCAAGCAATTCTCAATCAAGCAAGTCGGAATTGGGACTCAAACGATACCGCGATGAGCGAGCTTCATGGCAAGACCATTGTCATCGCGGGTGTAGGGGAGATTGGGACCGCAACAGCCAGACTGGCAGAAGCCTTCGGTATGAACGTGGTCGGTGTACGCAAATCCGGCAAGCCTGCCCCTCATGTAAGCAAGATGGTGAAGATGGAGCAGCTGGAGGAAGTATTGTCTGAAGGTGACTACATCATTAACATCCTCCCTCTTACAGAGGATACGAAGCATTTGTTCAACGAACAGACCTTTAGTGCAATGAAGACGGGTGCTTGCTTCGTCAATGTAGGGCGAGGAGCAACCGTTCAGACATCTGCTCTGGTTAAAGCATTAGAAGAGAAGAAGCTCTCCGCTGCAGCACTCGATGTATTCGAGGAAGAGCCGCTGCCAGCCGATCATCCTCTGTGGGGAATGGACAACGTACTGATCACTCCGCATTTTGCCGGCAGCACACCTCATTATTCTGAACGCGCATTCGAGGTCTTCCTTGAGAATCTAAAGGCCTATGTCAAGAATGAGGATCTGCCCCGTAACCTGGTAGATTACAGCCGATCCTATTAA
- the thpR gene encoding RNA 2',3'-cyclic phosphodiesterase, with protein MSDHKVRLFTAVRIPDEIKNKLHQWMEHHKDQLPFRNRTHQEDYHITLQFLGDTDPAVLDKLHEALQEAANHVQPFPLKIGEPGIFGSDQAPRVLWRGVEGELDSLLSLQQSIVQSTIPLGFVPEDRPYRPHITTARKFNHGSFNLNELMSGVWDDTWLVEEFVLYKTNMGQKPMYEMIGKYEL; from the coding sequence ATGTCAGATCACAAGGTACGACTCTTTACCGCTGTCCGAATACCGGATGAAATAAAAAATAAGCTGCATCAATGGATGGAGCATCACAAGGATCAGCTTCCTTTTCGAAATCGGACTCATCAAGAGGATTATCATATCACTTTGCAATTCTTGGGCGATACGGATCCAGCGGTCCTGGACAAGCTGCATGAAGCTTTGCAGGAAGCGGCGAATCACGTGCAGCCTTTTCCGCTTAAGATTGGGGAACCGGGCATTTTTGGTTCCGATCAGGCACCGAGAGTATTGTGGAGAGGGGTGGAAGGTGAGCTGGACAGCCTACTTTCACTGCAGCAGTCGATCGTACAATCAACCATACCCTTAGGGTTTGTACCTGAGGATCGTCCCTATCGTCCCCATATTACAACGGCACGCAAATTCAATCATGGCTCTTTTAATTTGAATGAGCTTATGAGTGGTGTATGGGATGACACTTGGCTGGTGGAAGAATTTGTGTTATATAAGACAAATATGGGTCAAAAGCCGATGTATGAAATGATAGGAAAATACGAATTATAA
- a CDS encoding cell wall hydrolase produces MNTNREIRWVAPLMIVLLVFILGASLIVKAVEVYGDSATKEMPETAQTAHHDEAADHIRRTSSDGDGATAVKSIARTSAIHEMTNQSVTAVGTPRIATDYISIKAAEHLEAEALKEQQQAEKAKKLAALEKQQKLEKQKALAQLTAEKMKTTPPETLFFTRTELLTQADKDKSTWDYPVTDKELLMLQKIVMAEAEGEPYEGKVAVANVVLNRLRSANYPDTIKDVIYQKYQFSPVANGRMDRVTPNEDAIQAVNEAMHGRKEVPDDTLFFLSITLADDLTVHHSQEKVKTIGHHTFYK; encoded by the coding sequence ATGAATACAAATAGAGAGATTCGCTGGGTAGCACCTCTGATGATCGTGCTGCTGGTGTTTATATTGGGGGCCAGCCTTATTGTGAAGGCTGTTGAAGTATATGGGGATAGTGCAACAAAGGAAATGCCGGAGACGGCTCAGACCGCTCATCATGATGAAGCGGCAGATCATATTCGCAGGACAAGCTCTGATGGGGACGGAGCCACTGCTGTGAAATCTATTGCAAGAACATCTGCAATTCATGAAATGACGAACCAATCGGTGACCGCGGTTGGCACACCGCGCATTGCCACGGACTATATTTCGATCAAGGCAGCTGAACATTTGGAAGCAGAAGCTCTCAAAGAACAGCAGCAAGCCGAGAAAGCGAAGAAACTGGCGGCTCTAGAGAAGCAACAGAAGCTGGAGAAGCAAAAAGCACTTGCTCAATTAACCGCTGAAAAAATGAAGACCACTCCCCCCGAAACTTTATTCTTTACCCGTACGGAACTATTAACTCAGGCAGACAAAGATAAATCGACCTGGGACTACCCCGTGACGGATAAGGAACTGCTTATGCTGCAAAAAATTGTGATGGCAGAAGCAGAAGGCGAACCGTACGAAGGCAAAGTAGCTGTAGCTAACGTTGTCTTAAACCGGCTGCGGTCAGCCAATTATCCCGATACCATTAAGGATGTAATATATCAGAAATATCAGTTCAGTCCTGTTGCGAACGGCCGTATGGACCGTGTGACGCCTAACGAGGACGCTATTCAAGCTGTCAACGAAGCCATGCATGGACGCAAGGAAGTACCGGATGATACGCTCTTCTTCTTATCTATTACCCTGGCTGACGACCTTACCGTACACCATTCTCAAGAAAAGGTGAAAACAATTGGTCACCATACCTTTTATAAATAG